In a single window of the Diabrotica undecimpunctata isolate CICGRU chromosome 11, icDiaUnde3, whole genome shotgun sequence genome:
- the LOC140452706 gene encoding uncharacterized protein has product MSFNILNIGDRVLVDNSVVSREMHSHLPYANATFNHCDEIRIPIQIQDIYTLPSESYLYIEGRLTNDGKESNTLRFINNGLMHLFDKIRYEIGGCVIDRVRNLGITTTMKNYASFTQTESNRYNCIGWSINDTPTVADKAGNFNVCIPLKLVLGFFEDFTKILINIRQELVLIRSSTDLNAVMSTVETELKPKVEIFKLIWKMPHIQVSDSEKLRLYKFIENGSSLELAYRSWEYHEIPLLPQTMKFNWNVKTTSLLERPRFVLFALQTVKKNAIKEENSYFDHCNLTNLKLFLNSEMYPYDNLNLNFSKRHYALAYEMYAQFQPSYYYKSIGDPCLTMLQFCAVAPIFVIDCSRQNESIKSGSVDMRIEIETNKNIPANTTAYCIIIHDRIVNYNPLTNVVQMF; this is encoded by the coding sequence ATgagttttaacattttaaatattggaGATCGTGTATTGGTTGACAATTCAGTTGTGAGTCGAGAAATGCACAGTCATTTACCTTATGCCAATGCAACTTTTAATCATTGTGATGAAATAAGAATACCAATTCAGATTCAAGATATATACACCCTACCTTCTGAGAGTTATCTGTATATTGAAGGACGTTTAACGAATGATGGGAAAGAAAGCAATACTTTGCGCTTTATTAATAATGGTTTGATGCATTTATTTGATAAAATACGATATGAAATTGGAGGCTGTGTAATAGATAGAGTGAGAAATTTAGGTATAACAACGACAATGAAAAACTATGCTTCGTTCACACAAACTGAATCTAATCGATACAACTGTATAGGTTGGAGTATTAATGACACACCAACAGTTGCTGATAAAGcaggaaattttaatgtttgtattccaCTCAAACTTGTACttggattttttgaagattttacaaaaattcttatTAACATACGCCAAGAACTCGTATTGATAAGAAGTTCAACTGATTTAAATGCAGTAATGTCTACAGTAGAAACTGAACTGAAACCAaaagtggaaatatttaaattaatatggaaAATGCCTCATATTCAAGTGTCCGATTCAGAAAAGTTacgtttatataaatttattgaaaatgggtCCAGTTTGGAGCTTGCATATAGAAGCTGGGAATATCATGAAATTCCTCTACTGCCTCAGACAATGAAATTTAACTGGAATGTAAAAACTACCAGTCTATTGGAGAGACCACGATTTGTTTTGTTTGCATTACAAACTGTCAAAAAGAATGCAATAAAAGAAGAGAACAGCTATTTTGATCACTGTAATCTTACAAACTTAAAGCTATTTCTAAATTCTGAAATGTACCCGTATGACAATTTGAACTTGAACTTTAGTAAAAGACATTATGCCCTTGCATATGAAATGTATGCACAATTTCAACCGTCGTACTATTACAAATCCATAGGAGATCCATGCCTTACTATGTTACAATTCTGTGCTGTTGCTCCGATATTTGTTATTGATTGCAGCAGACAAAATGAATCAATTAAATCAGGAAGTGTCGATATGAgaatagaaatagaaactaaTAAGAATATACCAGCTAACACAACTGCTTATTGTATAATTATACATGACCGTATTGTTAATTATAATCCTCTAACCAATGTAGTTCAAATGTTTTAA